CTCGAGATGGATCTTATGACAAAAATAACCTATATTGACGATCGACTAACCTGCTAATTCCTTCGCAATAAGACTGTGAAAGTTGATCATAGGAATTCTCAGCACTTATTTCATTTTCCATAGCGTGTGTATAACAGctttaataagcattgcaacaGACAAATTCTCTGTTGAATCATGATAACAAACAAATGTTTATAGTTCAACACGACATCTAGTCCGTTTTTTGAATGTAACCGGTAAGCATcacgaatattttattttatttcagatcAGAAAGTTTTGACGAATTCCATAGCAATGATTCGAAGAGAAAtctgactgttccatttattaaaaaaataatgtaaaaaaatattaaaaaattaattatcaGCTACTACTTATTCACTTTTTAGGAGGCTATGACACTGATCTGTAAATACTAGATACGATATGGTCGTAAATTCTTGTGACCAATTGAACTGCACAATTTTTTAGAACAGACCATACACGCCACCTGGGCGGAGTCACTGATACTAAGATATTTCAAATTGACTTCTGGCGCCCTCTGCGTTTACGAACGATGGCTTTAGAAATCGCTGTATTATACCTACTTAAATttgttaaataattcattattatATTTGCAAAACTGTCTAGTCTAGTCGCTTAATTTACGTGCAGCGTAAAGTGGGAAAGATCAAGGTACTCATTATTGATCGTATGTTCACAGATAGTGATAGCGTTGAAAATCAGCCGCAAGGAGTAAGATAGGTGTATTAGGAAGTAATGACCTTTCTTGTCCTTAAAACTTCAGTTTCTTACTGGCTGTTCACTTGGTAACCTGCCTTTTGACCGGACTTCTGAGCACATTgctgattttcgttttattcaatttgtGCCTGGTTTTAATCGTTTCTAAAAGGTAATGACAAATACAGAATACGTGGCTCTATTCATAAGATTGCGTAGTTTCGGCTATTCGACGGCTATTCGAGGGCTATTTTAAGAATTGCAACCACGGAAAGCGGTTCAGCGAATACGTTGTCAGTATTCGTCGCATTTTCTGCATTTTCGACATCTACGCTCTCTTTCTTTCGATATACTAGTAATTCTGAACAAATTCTATCGTTTACAACGTTTGAGTGCAAAATCCTTAACATATTCATAGATATGTATACTAAACACATATagcttgtgtattgaagaaaaaTCTGACCTTGAGCACTCGAAGTGCCGTTAAAAATTGGGTGTTAACCTTCATTCTATTTCaaattttccttattttttattCGTTTTTTTTTCGGCATTGGTACGTATATAATTCTCTTTTAAAGTTTCAAATGAAACATGCATTTTTTCATAAAGATTTCAACTATTTCAGTGCTTTGCAATTGAtgtatattcatatttttttattaatacattaataTCACTGTTTATTGTCCGATATGCCTATATATTTTCATTGGGATAACTAAGGGGTTATAGAGATAAAATTCAAGTCATCTCAATGAGTGTTTCATTTACTACTgttactgttgcatttataagaTGAATGAATGTAATATTAATCCCCTTATTTGATCAGATAATAGTGTATCACGTGTTATATGCAAtcagaaagataaaaaaaatgttCATGCAGATATATATTATCTCTTTATACTGCTGATTTGTGAATATCCTGTTCACACTTGATAACCTAATGAAGATTATCATTAAAGATTTTAGAGTATCGTTTACTAAACAATAATGCACATAGCACTTTTGATTTATCGCATTAAAGGAAACTTGACATCAATTTGATAGTACACATGATTGCATAATAATTGTTATCAAATAATTCAATTATATATCGGATTTGGTGCTTGACCAAGGAAAAGTACTTAACTTAATGATGTTAAAGTGACGATATTATATcattaaatattcataaataCGGTACGACTTTAAACATGCGGCTTTCACGTGATGATTTCGTCGCCTCTTGTGAATAATGTCGTTATTGCGAGGTGATATTGATTTGCTTATTTGGCATAATTTAATTATGCCCtttttatgatattttatattatgtattatataataaataaaacgatGAAAAATCGTGTTCGCTATAAACCGAACTTCAAAATCGTTAAAACAATTCGAAACATTTTCCCACTCTTGCATTCACGATTATTATTGGATCATTAGTTCGCGGGAAATCgatttaaattaaattcttaGTTAAACATATTCTTCAAACTTACAAAATTTCACTATAAATCATTGtactatttttgttttatatttggTATTATCTTACTACCCTAATAGAATAATATTCAGATATATTCAGACAATGGTGGTAATCAGTGCAAACGAATGATTCACGTCTATTTCGAAAACTGTCATTTTTGTCACAACCCTAGGTTACCTTTTTCTAGTTTTTGTAATTAATTATGCATCGATATTGATTGATTTGAATTAAAGAGAAATAAACTTAACTGCATTTATCAATGACCAATAACTTAATAACTAATGCGTATTTAGATTGATCTCACACTAATCCGCCGTATACTAACAGTTTCTTGACCAGTCAAATAAATTTTAGAAACAACTAAAATGATTCCCTTGCACGTAATATCGATTCGATTATTGCGCAATATTATTATATCCGCTTATCCATGAAACGGTTCGAAATAGAATGCAACCTCTCATATTTCGGCATATCAATCGTGTGCATTGGCACTGCCGTCGTCTGATACCTTCATCGAACGTACTCTTCGGTTCCCCTCTCTACTTCCGGTACTCGCGACACTTCCGTTCTTTGATTGATAAGACGCGTGCACCCTGTGCACCGTCACATGCAGACAGACGTAGCCATGGCTTCGCCGATACCGTATTGCCACTAATTCCTGTCTCCTGTTTATTTATGCAGCACGCCAAAATGGTCTGGATTACCGTCGATGATAAGGTATTACAGCCAAAACCAGTGGGTCAGTGAGCAGTTTGTTTTGCAGTGATCTTATGTTTCACTTTTGCGTCTCActgcattttcaaattttagacTGAGTTATTGCTGCTGTGCATAGTCACTGCGCATTTAGAGTAGAGATAGCTCCAAATCACTCAATCATATTGCTTCTGTGTGGCTTTTTCTAATTAGCAGGCGAAGTTTCGAGTTGAATAATAGTTAGTTTTTCGCATGGTTTGTGTTTGCTGTATCAGATGTTTTATTTCCAGTTTTAATTATTGTTGggaataatagtagtaataattttgttttttaattctttttcgGTAAGTTTTCTTAATCAGTTTTGTGCTGCAAATCTGAAGTATACGATTGTCCTTGTATTCTTACCTAACTCTGTGTTTTACCGAATGAAATATACGACAATGGGCATCGATGTTACGTTATTTTTAGCGAGGTGTATGCACTTATATCTAATGTTGCTTTGAAGGACACGATCAAGAGAATTATTAAACACACACACTTCAgctaaaatttttattcttttgaTAAAAATCACGTACAAAcaaatcaaatatttaaaaaaatgtataagCAGAAAAGTAGAATTTTTTTATGTTTGCATATGCACTTGCAGTTCGCAACTGGCATGTTTAGTAAATAACATATGTTGAATGTAGCACATAGAAGTCTATATAAGGAACTGAAACTAATCATTGTATGTGTTTATAGATGGCTGGAAAGCCAAATACCCAAGCTTTGTACGCTCAAAGCCACTTAGACCACATGTGCGCCCTGGATATCGAGAATCGGGCATCATTcgtccgtctctcagggatcattTGTACCATTGGACCCGCTTCAAGGGCTGTGGAGACCCTCGAGAAAATGGTCGAAACGGGCATGAACATCGCAAGATTGAACTTCTCTCATGGATCCCACGAATATCACGCTGAAACGATTCACAATGTGAGAGAAGCACAGAAGAATCTCTCTGCTCGCACTGGCATTAATGTTCCTGTCGCTATTGCCTTAGACACTAAGGGTCCCGAGATCCGTACTGGATTGCTGGAAGGTGTACGTAATTCCTTACCTTTAATTAAAAGTATTTGATCATGGGTAGAGGTACATAAGCATTCAcactaatttttattatttaattaggGTGGCTCTGCTGAAGTCGAATTAACTAAGGGCCAGACCTTCAAGCTGACTACTGACAAAGCATACATGGAGAAGGGTAATGCCAACGTAGTCTACGTGGACTATGAGAACATTTCCAAAGTGTTGAAAGTTGGAAACCGTGTCTATGTCGACGATGGTTTGATGTCCCTTATTGTCACCGCAGTTGGTGTGTATTGCAGctcctttttcattttttagcaGCTTCTTAAGCAGAAGAAATCTTCTATTGATATGTCTCTTTTTTCAGGTAACGATTCGATTACCACCACTGTTGAAAATGGTGGTATGTTAGGCTCCCGTAAAGGTGTCAATCTCCCAGGTGTACCAGTAGACTTGCCAGCTGTCTCTGAGAAAGACAAATCAGACTTGAAGTTCGGCGTTGAACAAGAAGTCGACATGATCTTCGCCTCCTTCATTCGAGACGCCGCAGCTCTGACAGAGATTCGATCGATCCTCGGCGAGAAGGGAAAGAACATTAAaataatatcgaagattgaaaaccaGCAGGGAATGACGAACCTCGACGAGATCATCGAAGCCTCCGACGGTATCATGGTGGCCCGTGGTGATCTTGGTATCGAGATTCCGCCTGAGAAAGTATTCCTGGCGCAAAAGTGCATGATCAGCAGATGTAACAAGGTTGGAAAGCCTGTAATCTGCGCTACTCAGATGTTGGAGTCCATGGTGAAGAAACCACGCGCGACCAGAGCTGAATCGTCGGACGTAGCCAATGCTATTCTCGATGGAGCAGATTGTGTCATGTTGTCAGGTACTGATATTGTGAATCAAAGTGTGTTAAGTATATTAACTTCCATACTAACATAATTATAAAACTTTCAGGTGAAACCGCCAAAGGAGACTACCCTCTGGAGTGCGTGCGCACGATGGCCAACATCTGTAAAGAAGCAGAAGCTGCTATTTGGCAGACACAGATCTTCCACGAACTCTCCAATAAAGCAGTGCCTCCAATTGACGCTACACACGCTGTCGCGATTGCTGCAGTAGAAGCCTCAGTGAAAT
The Calliopsis andreniformis isolate RMS-2024a chromosome 8, iyCalAndr_principal, whole genome shotgun sequence DNA segment above includes these coding regions:
- the LOC143182248 gene encoding pyruvate kinase isoform X1, which codes for MQHAKMVWITVDDKMAGKPNTQALYAQSHLDHMCALDIENRASFVRLSGIICTIGPASRAVETLEKMVETGMNIARLNFSHGSHEYHAETIHNVREAQKNLSARTGINVPVAIALDTKGPEIRTGLLEGGGSAEVELTKGQTFKLTTDKAYMEKGNANVVYVDYENISKVLKVGNRVYVDDGLMSLIVTAVGNDSITTTVENGGMLGSRKGVNLPGVPVDLPAVSEKDKSDLKFGVEQEVDMIFASFIRDAAALTEIRSILGEKGKNIKIISKIENQQGMTNLDEIIEASDGIMVARGDLGIEIPPEKVFLAQKCMISRCNKVGKPVICATQMLESMVKKPRATRAESSDVANAILDGADCVMLSGETAKGDYPLECVRTMANICKEAEAAIWQTQIFHELSNKAVPPIDATHAVAIAAVEASVKCLASAIIVITTSGRSAHLIAKYRPRCPIIAVTRFHQVARQAHLHRGILPLFYEEAPLADWVKDVDVRVQCGLNFGKGRGFIKTGDSVVVVTGWKQGSGFTNTLRIVNVD
- the LOC143182248 gene encoding pyruvate kinase isoform X2 → MVWITVDDKMAGKPNTQALYAQSHLDHMCALDIENRASFVRLSGIICTIGPASRAVETLEKMVETGMNIARLNFSHGSHEYHAETIHNVREAQKNLSARTGINVPVAIALDTKGPEIRTGLLEGGGSAEVELTKGQTFKLTTDKAYMEKGNANVVYVDYENISKVLKVGNRVYVDDGLMSLIVTAVGNDSITTTVENGGMLGSRKGVNLPGVPVDLPAVSEKDKSDLKFGVEQEVDMIFASFIRDAAALTEIRSILGEKGKNIKIISKIENQQGMTNLDEIIEASDGIMVARGDLGIEIPPEKVFLAQKCMISRCNKVGKPVICATQMLESMVKKPRATRAESSDVANAILDGADCVMLSGETAKGDYPLECVRTMANICKEAEAAIWQTQIFHELSNKAVPPIDATHAVAIAAVEASVKCLASAIIVITTSGRSAHLIAKYRPRCPIIAVTRFHQVARQAHLHRGILPLFYEEAPLADWVKDVDVRVQCGLNFGKGRGFIKTGDSVVVVTGWKQGSGFTNTLRIVNVD